One genomic region from Portunus trituberculatus isolate SZX2019 chromosome 3, ASM1759143v1, whole genome shotgun sequence encodes:
- the LOC123508640 gene encoding LOW QUALITY PROTEIN: uncharacterized protein LOC123508640 (The sequence of the model RefSeq protein was modified relative to this genomic sequence to represent the inferred CDS: inserted 2 bases in 2 codons; deleted 2 bases in 1 codon), protein MQGDMGVEGSGVTGNEVVKDEVMMDSSPATLEGRQVVLEGGEVGPVVMGEAPVEGVLVQGLVMVKQEDLQDNRYGHNQQILGLVTSGVEEEEEVVVGGETQGKILLENLVSEALQSPQRPHDNIIVTTSTITPGPAPGQAPAPTPTLVRGSPPQATPTRIVVQTNQNTAQKANQGHFLIQVGGTPVPVAPAVVTPSPAASKNHIVIRAGHNQTPSAAAAAARDDPASPAQQGSIFKVIIPEGTTKVNKAPPAPPPLLDQQEPVRKHIQINLSDSTAKRPVRYLAQNASHPATPTHSKADAAAGDPKKLYECPTCNSKFMRPLYLRKHMRSCKKEEVKVEKAPLYMCSFCKMTFKTRPQISQHFLKCFHSPYRKKKTQGVKRNNEGEPSVLPKRGRTDDSDIDPLLEQAVQFRCQDCDRTFNKERQYTSHIKRCTKVSVHDLTGPRMEIKGEEEEEEEPESQEDPFADPDPLPPPPKRGRGPGRRGRPPGRGNASYALARGTSKTSSQLFDGEYPVGTSRGLMVADNEGLVRSTTGLAHTVQLTLETASQEGQPQPSALVADSKGVRGRERPPQAWSLVCALCQKMFITKAALAHHVMAEHGADLVHSRSILEGKIKNNEPLFRCPVCTLNYQSEDQFIEHMVLQHTARLQETFTRLQGETSTYVCSLCSLVLLTKNLLVEHLSLVHLDELEAQARGDTHVEIASRVSGRSKIQRAPVLKDRSAASEEGKKNQESEGKMDTGEDSPLECGFCGEELSSQEEMVEHYIDSHGVETDEDGCLLDLGIDVDVRVKDTKGLLQLADGRMDDTVPSKTVLLRKKPRQSWQCKECQQVFSKHFDFLRHMREVCTEVSQSSKPTVSRGGNFKCQEPGCSHLSFYQVKLLFKHMEEVHKIVVPKEFKTFRSLTLFYKWLTGEEQKYNVRYIRDTTRIEKNDMKLIQMVCHRFHTAKIDQSKEKKDGRXEADSPSKKRRWFVRIQRSSNCHARIHLKVQYNPXTQDYDGETQVVYYPQHTHTDGDHPQDLMNRIMERHSRSNFLSRNGNRKRLRTGSSPSHAAPASAAGGPGEAGDEEEEEEEMEEIPQGEGASLAMDQYMKEFCQTQLEEVTEVDNTALVVTSGGATHAVLQASHTTHHQHQPQQQQQQQQQQQQQQQQQQQQQQQQQQQHEEQQEEVLLGEEAVFGEGGGQAVLVEGGEPGTYVVQEAEGAGEVQPGEETTEEYVLPADEDEWTKLFEVLRLRLMTSELTQQEKEDGEGLLSYQNVISYLPLTQQVNIFQQLCALTNTSIATAE, encoded by the exons ATGCAGGGGGACATGGGTGTGGAGGGGAGCGGTGTGACTGGGAATGAGGTGGTGAAGGACGAGGTGATGATGGACAGCAGTCCGGCGACGCTGGAGGGCAGGCAGGTGGTGCTGGAGGGCGGGGAGGTG GGGCCAGTAGTGATGGGGGAGGCCCCGGTGGAAGGGGTGCTGGTGCAGGG CCTGGTGATGGTGAAGCAGGAGGACCTGCAGGACAACCGCTATGGCCACAACCAACAGATCCTGGGCCTGGTGACcagtggtgtggaggaggaggaggaggtggtggtgggtggtgagacGCAGGGCAAGATCCTGCTGGAGAACCTGGTGAGCGAGGCGCTGCAGTCGCCACAGCGCCCCCACGACAACATCAttgtcaccaccagcaccatcaccccTGGCCCTGCCCCCGGCCAGGCACCCGCACCTACTCCCACACTGGTGCGTGGTTCACCACCCCAGGCCACTCCCACCAGGATTGTGGTGCAGACCAACCAGAACACAGCCCAGAAGGCCAACCAGGGACACTTCCTCATCCAGGTGGGGGGCACCCCCGTCCCCGTGGCCCCGGCGGTGGTCACGCCCAGCCCCGCTGCCTCCAAGAACCATATTGTGATCCGCGCTGGCCACAACCAGACCCCATcggccgccgctgctgctgccaggGACGACCCGGCCAGCCCCGCCCAGCAGGGCAGCATCTTCAAGGTCATCATCCCCGAGGGCACCACCAAGGTCAACAAGGCTCCCCCCGCTCCCCCACCACTG CTGGACCAGCAGGAGCCTGTCAGGAAACACATCCAGATCAACCTGTCAGACAGCACCGCCAAGCGTCCCGTGCGCTACCTGGCTCAGAACGCCTCACACCCTGCCACCCCCACACACTCCAAGGCCGACGCCGCCGCCGGAGACCCCAAGAAGCTGTACGAGTGCCCCACCTGCAACAGCAAGTTCATGAGGCCACTCTATCTCAG gaagCATATGAGGAGctgcaagaaggaggaggtgaaggtggagaaggCGCCGCTGTACATGTGTTCCTTCTGCAAGATGACCTTTAAGACCAGGCCACAGATCTCACAGCATTTCCTCAAGTGTTTTCACAGCCCATACCGCAAGAAAAAGACACAGGGAGTTAAG CGTAACAATGAGGGGGAGCCTTCCGTGCTTCCCAAGAGAGGACGCACAGATGACTCGGACATTGACCCGTTGCTGGAACAAGCTGTGCAGTTCAGGTGTCAG GACTGCGACAGAACATTCAACAAAGAACGGCAATACACAAGCCACATTAAACGCTGCACTAAGGTCTCCGTGCACGACCTCACCGGGCCACGGATGGAGAtcaagggcgaggaggaggaggaggaagagcccgAGTCACAGGAGGACCCATTTGCAGACCCAGACCCCCTCCCGCCACCCCCAAAAAGAGGCCGTGGTCCAGGCAGGCGGGGAAGACCTCCAGGGCGAGGCAATGCTAGCTATGCCTTGGCTCGGGGCACCTCCAAGACGTCCAGCCAGCTGTTTGATGGAG AGTACCCAGTGGGCACATCGCGGGGGCTGATGGTGGCGGACAATGAGGGTCTTGTCCGCAGCACCACCGGCCTGGCACACACCGTACAGCTCACCCTGGAGACGGCCAGCCAGGAGGGACAGCCACAGCCTTCCGCACTGGTGGCTGACTCAAAA GGTGTGCGAGGGAGGGAGCGGCCCCCCCAGGCTTGGTCACTGGTGTGTGCGCTGTGCCAGAAAATGTTCATCACCAAGGCGGCGCTGGCTCACCACGTCATGGCAGAGCATGGTGCTGACCTGGTGCACTCCCGCAGCATCCTGGAGGGCAAGATCAAGAACAATGAGCCTCTTTTCAG GTGTCCAGTGTGCACCCTGAACTACCAGTCTGAGGACCAGTTCATTGAGCACATGGTCCTGCAGCACACAGCACGCCTGCAAGAGACCTTCACACGCCTGCAGGGGGAG ACATCAACCTACGTGTGTTCGCTGTGTTCCCTGGTACTATTGACCAAGAACCTTCTGGTGGAGCACTTGAGTCTGGTGCACCTGGATGAGTTGGAGGCACAGGCACGAGGCGACACACACGTGGAAATTGCCTCTCGGGTGTCGGGCCGCTCCAAGATACAACGTGCCCCTGTGCTGAAAGATCGGAGTGCTGCTTCTGAAG aagggaagaagaaccaggagagtgaggggaagatggACACAGGGGAGGACTCGCCCTTGGAGTGTGGCTTCTGTGGGGAGGAACTGTCCAGCCAAGAGGAAATG GTTGAGCACTATATAGACAGTCATGGGGTGGAGACGGATGAGGACGGATGCCTTCTGGACCTGGGGATTGACGTGGATGTGAGGGTGAAGGACACTAAGGGACTCCTCCAGCTGGCGGACGGCCGGATGGATGACACGGTGCCATCCAAGACTGTTCTGCTGAGGAAGAAACCCAGGCAGAGTTGGCAGTGCAAG GAGTGCCAACAGGTGTTCTCCAAGCACTTTGACTTCCTGCGACACATGCGGGAGGTGTGTACTGAGGTGAGCCAGAGCAGCAAGCCCACCGTGTCCAGAGGAGGCAACTTCAAGTGTCAGGAGCCGGGATGTAGCCACCTCTCTTTCTATCAG GTGAAGCTTCTGTTCAAACACATGGAGGAGGTGCACAAGATCGTGGTGCCCAAGGAGTTCAAGACCTTCCGCAGCCTCACTCTCTTCTACAAGTGGCTGACGGGTGAGGAGCAGAAGTATAACGTGCGCTACATCCGCGACACAACACGCATTGAGAAGAACGACATGAAGCTTATCCAGATGGTGTGTCATCGCTTCCACACTGCCAAG ATTGACCAGtccaaggagaagaaggatggga gagaggcggaCTCCCCCAGCAAGAAGAGGCGTTGGTTTGTGCGCATCCAGCGGTCCAGCAACTGCCATGCCCGCATCCACCTCAAGGTGCAGTACAATC TCACGCAGGACTACGACGGGGAGACCCAGGTGGTGTACTACCCACAGCATACCCACACCGACGGCGACCACCCACAGGACCTCATGAACCGCATCATGGAGCGACACTCACGCTCAAACTTCCTCTCCCGCAATGGCAACCGCAAGCGCCTCCGCACTGGCAGCAGCCCCTCTCACGCTGCGCCGGCCAGTGCCGCTGGTGGCCCAGGGGAGGctggtgatgaggaggaggaggaggaggagatggaggagatacCACAGGGGGAGGGTGCCTCGCTGGCCATGGACCAGTACATGAAGGAGTTCTGTCAGACACAGCTGGAGGAGGTGACTGAGGTGGACAACACGGCCCTGGTGGTAACATCCGGCGGCGCCACACATGCTGTGCTGCAGGCCAGccacactacacaccaccagcaccagccacaacaacagcagcagcaacagcaacagcagcaacaacagcagcagcaacagcaacaacaacaacaacagcaacagcagcaacatgaagagcagcaggaggaggtgttgcttggagaggaagcagtgtttggggaggggggtggccaggcggtgctggtggagggtGGGGAGCCAGGAACCTACGTGGTGCAGGAGGCAGAGGGGGCGGGGGAGGTCCAGCCCGGAGAGGAGACCACGGAGGAGTACGTGTTGCCGGCAGACGAGGACGAGTGGACCAAGCTGTTTGAGGTGCTGCGCCTGCGCCTCATGACCTCCGAACTGAcccagcaggagaaggaggacggggAAGGCCTCCTCTCTTACCAGAATGTGATCTCCTACCTGCCTCTCACACAGCAGGTCAACATTTTCCAGCAACTGTGTGCCCTCACTAACACATCCATCGCTACTGCTGAATAA
- the LOC123508694 gene encoding uncharacterized protein LOC123508694, whose protein sequence is MTTHEEKFRNIFIVEHDNESEINEEELQSTSIRRVENIEEKEEPRERIEVLTTESKGEETQESALRNNKKQPHRRIKTLSTENGKDSQHWSEIIVPYLIHFSVIIFFLLFHAICYLLQATFLVSALYNICATIASFLLHTACHASETFLSLFVETVCHVCEVIPRIVFHNVFRLSEVIVPLLVHSVCRIALIIVLHAIYTLCNTVKKLLNFIDSCLCDLCSTIIHALTRRFVWLTSNKKCPCQRNREDASIETICSQVNHLINTVFSILTVIVAILDKTLRDICQESVNLIDEIMCKVWIEVMLLLNEIVSNVWNVTVQLVQKIAKEVITTFFTIINSLLRLIETDVKRYCSDVAADLGKAYKNMINSAKRSQLVHKVAKKVITTFFNIITSLIRLIEPHVKRYCSNLTAGLKGVYQDMINSARSQPRKS, encoded by the coding sequence ATGACGACCCATGAGGAGAAATTCCggaatatttttattgttgagCATGACAATGAAAGTGAGATCAATGAAGAGGAACTCCAAAGCACTTCCATCCGTAGAGTGGAAAATatcgaggaaaaagaggaacccCGTGAAAGAATTGAAGTCCTCACAACAGAAAGTAAGggagaagaaacacaagagtCTGCCCttagaaataacaaaaagcaACCCCATAGAAGAATCAAAACCCTGTCAACAGAAAACGGCAAAGATTCACAACATTGGTCTGAAATCATTGTCCCTTATCTAATTCACTTCTCAGTTataatcttctttctcctgtttcatGCAATTTGTTATCTCCTTCAAGCTACATTCCTAGTCTCCGCTCTCTACAATATCTGTGCAACTAtcgcttccttcctcttgcacACTGCCTGCCATGCTAGCGAGACTTTTCTGTCACTCTTTGTTGAAACTGTATGCCATGTGTGTGAAGTCATCCCGCGTATTGTATTCCACAACGTTTTTCGACTTAGTGAAGTTATCGTACCTCTCCTGGTGCACAGCGTCTGCCGTATTGCTCTCATTATCGTACTTCATGCTATCTACACGCTCTGCAATACTGTCAAGAAGCTGCTGAACTTTATAGACAGCTGTCTTTGCGATCTCTGTAGTACCATTATCCATGCGCTGACTCGACGATTCGTGTGGCTAACTTCTAATAAAAAATGCCCTTGCcaaagaaatagagaggatGCTTCAATAGAAACCATTTGCTCACAAGTGAACCATCTTATTAACACTGTTTTTAGTATTCTTACAGTCATCGTGGCCATCTTGGACAAAACGTTAAGGGATATTTGTCAAGAAAGTGTGAACCTTATAGATGAAATTATGTGCAAAGTTTGGATAGAAGTGATGCTGCTGCTTAACGAAATAGTGAGTAATGTTTGGAATGTGACTGTACAGCTGGTTCAGAAAATAGCCAAGGAAGTCATTACAACGTTCTTTACCATCATTAACTCCTTGCTCCGTCTCATAGAAACAGATGTAAAGCGGTACTGTAGCGACGTGGCGGCTGACTTGGGAAAAGCTtacaaaaatatgataaattcaGCGAAGAGGTCACAGCTAGTTCACAAAGTCGCCAAGAAAGTCATTACAACTTTCTTCAACATCATTACCTCCTTGATCCGCCTCATTGAACCACATGTAAAGCGATACTGTAGCAACTTGACTGCTGGCTTAAAGGGAGTCTACCAAGATATGATTAATTCAGCGAGGTCACAGCCAAGGAAGTCATGA